In a single window of the Sander lucioperca isolate FBNREF2018 chromosome 19, SLUC_FBN_1.2, whole genome shotgun sequence genome:
- the slc35a1 gene encoding CMP-sialic acid transporter, translating to MAVENVSVAFKLYCLTVMTLVAATYTVSLRYTRTISSGDLYFSTTAVCITEVIKLILSLGMLTKETGSLTRLKNTLVEHVFFSPKELLKLSVPSVVYAVQNNMAFLALSNLDAAVYQVTYQLKIPCTALCTVLMLNRSLSRLQWFSVFMLCGGVTLVQWKPAEATKVQIEQSPFVGFVAIAIAVICSGFAGVYFEKVLKSSDTSLWVRNIQMYLSGIVVTLIGVFMNDGEKILEKGFFFGYTPWVCFVVFLASVGGLYTSVVVKYTDNIMKGFSAAAAIVLSTVASVLLFGLQITFSFASGALLVCVSIYLYGLPKQDTSKLSQKDADTESKQRLITV from the exons ATGGCCGTCG AAAATGTCAGCGTGGCCTTCAAACTGTACTGTCTGACAGTGATGACACTGGTGGCAGCTACATACACAGTGTCACTGCGGTACACAAGGACCATTTCATCAGGAGATCTGTACTTCTCCACAACTGCCGTGTGCATCACTGAGGTCATTAAATTAATACTGAGTCTGGGGATGCTGACAAA AGAAACAGGAAGCCTCACCAGACTGAAGAACACTTTAGTGGAACATGTCTTCTTTAGCCCAAAAGAACTGCTGAAGCTGAGCGTGCCCTCCGTAGTGTATGCAGTTCAGAATAATATGGCCTTTCTTGCCTTGAGCAACCTCGATGCAGCAGTTTATCAG GTGACCTATCAGCTGAAGATCCCGTGCACAGCCTTGTGTACAGTCCTCATGCTGAACCGCTCTCTCAGCCGGCTGCAGTGGTTCTCTGTCTTCATGCTCTGTGGGGGAGTAACACTCGTTCAATGGAAGCCTGCAGAGGCCACTAAAGTTCAG ATTGAGCAAAGTCCTTTTGTTGGGTTCGTTGCCATCGCTATTGCTGTTATTTGTTCTGGATTTGCAG GTGTGTACTTTGAGAAGGTGTTGAAGAGCTCAGACACGTCTCTGTGGGTGAGAAACATCCAGATGTATCTGTCCGGCATTGTGGTCACCCTGATTGGTGTTTTCATGAATGATGGCGAGAAGATCCTGGAGAAAGGCTTCTTCTTCGGTTATACGCCCTGGGTGTGCTTTGTAGTAT TCTTGGCCAGTGTGGGTGGTCTGTACACGTCGGTGGTGGTGAAGTACACAGACAACATCATGAAGGGTTTCTCTGCCGCAGCCGCCATCGTTCTTTCAACTGTGGCGTCCGTCCTCTTGTTTGGACTACAGATAA CATTCTCATTTGCCTCTGGAGCCCTGCTGGTGTGTGTTTCCATCTACCTGTACGGACTTCCAAAGCAGGACACATCGAAGCTGAGCCAGAAAGACGCTGACACGGAATCCAAACAGAGACTGATCACTGTGTAA
- the LOC116066379 gene encoding phospholipase B1, membrane-associated-like: MRTKSEKIREMMLPQLLLITVLGLTWTTVTGLPCTQMFPSQSAPSNVNSVTPSDVAVLSSIGLHMHSTELSMVVSRLTELMTLFNPGLVSPLSDETNLYAPQFVQHSKLVEQAKEVSLYLQNNQAVDVDRDWKLVLLFAEVDQLCTCEQQQITEVSDCCVCVPVQSVIKAVVEEVDDALQLLHSQLKRTIVSVALWDGERGSFHNKMCRCTETNNEGEDRLQRAMLSHALQESLDELMVKKRWYHDRDDFTVIVQDAPFITDLSSVSSGKHLSKSASQQTDKLMVQMWTNLLQPTSGRHNTEDNGKIITLPCPTEDRPFLRTEGNSPSYHHSDASPLLLPFTGTEMPCEDLSPSPSTPTSVHELRPGDIKVVAAVGDSLTAGNGIASSPNNILDVLSQYRGLSWSIGGDENLTTVTTLPNILKHFNHNLTGYSVGKGEQQTPQAFLNQAVAGAKSKDIPKQVRALVARMKNDSRINFELDWKVITLFIGGNDICDHCYNSLLYSEENYIRNVRDSLDYLHKEMPRALVNLVEPLHIIPLREMHSDTSLKCPTWLVKIMCPCVILPLPNSKALQKVEDINRNYQRLLHELVESGRYDTRSDFTVVVQPFFRRIVVPRLPDGRADRSFFSADCFHLSQKAQTLMARSLWNNMLEPLGNKTTIQNFTVDLDLKCPTKTSPFIRTYNNSNYIYGGPSPTPGPITNWGSDFSCVDLTPSDTVPTSVHKLRPADIKVVAALGDSTTAGTGAKAKNLFDLNKEYKGVSWSIGGDQTLETVTTLPNILKKFNPFIKGFSKGQGSRQKFFNMAVPGAKTSDIALQVQALIKAIKENKEVDFEKDWKIVTIFVGGNDLCNYCIDQNNLSPKNYSHNLMLSLDMLYKEVPRLLVNVVAILQIDPLKSVMRNTLGCSLLQRTSCPCVINSAVNSPELEEIKQINREYQAEIEHLISGNRYEGKEDFAVVLQPFLHNSFIPYIGEGEVDSSFFSVDCFHISERAHAEMAIALWNNMLEPVGRKQNYNNFTYDRSKIHCPSEANPFIFTKINSLPSPPVTTTSPAPTIPVPTCPSSMPVWVPVIVGIVSLLAGIVFAWLILSSCQRRKNKVEKAVEMKGTAF; encoded by the exons ATGAGGACCAAATCTGAGAAAATCAGAGAGATGATGCTTCCACAGCTGCTTCTGATCACAGTCCTGGGGCTCACATGGACAACAG TAACTGGACTGCCTTGCACTCAGATGTTCCCCTCTCAGTCGGCCCCTTCAAATG ttaaCAGCGTTACGCCCTCAGATGTGGCTGTGCTTTCCTCCATTGGACTTCACATGCACAG CACTGAGCTGTCTATGGTGGTATCGAGGCTCACAG AGCTGATGACCCTGTTTAATCCTGGACTCGTCAGTCCTCTCTCAGATGAAACAAACTTGTATGCCCCTCAGTTTGTTCAACACAG CAAACTGGTGGAGCAGGCAAAGGAAGTGTCCCTCTACCTCCAAAACAATCAG GCTGTTGATGTGGATAGAGATTGGAAGCTGGTACTTCTCTTTGCTGAGGTGGATCAGCTCTGTACTTGTGAGCAGCAGCAG ATTACTGAAGTCTCAgactgttgtgtttgtgtgccggTGCAGTCAGTTATTAAAGCCGTGGTTGAAGAGGTGGATGATGCTCTGCAGCTGCTGCACTCTCAG CTGAAGAGGACCATCGTcagtgttgcattgtgggatggAGAGCGTGGCAGTTTCCACAACAA GATGTGTCGATGCACGGAGACAAACAACGAAGGAGAAGACAGACTTCAGAGGGCCATGTTGAGTCATGCACTGCAG GAGTCTTTGGATGAGCTCATGGTAAAGAAGCGTTGGTACCATGACAGAGATGACTTCACTGTCATTGTGCAGGATGCACCTTTCATCACCGACCTTTCATCTGTCTCT agtgGGAAGCATCTCTCCAAGTCAGCATCACAACAAACTGATAAACTGATGGTGCAGATGTGGACAAACCTG CTGCAGCCCACAAGTGGCCGACATAACACAGAAGACAATGGAAAGATCATCACATTGCCATGTCCAACTGAG GACCGACCCTTCTTGAGGACGGAGGGAAACTCTCCTTCATATCACCACAGCGatgcctctcctctcctcctccca TTTACAGGCACAGAGATGCCCTGTGAGGACCTCAGCCCCTCACCCTCCACACCCACCTCAG TCCATGAACTTAGGCCTGGAGATATCAAAGTGGTGGCTGCTGTGGGAGACTCTCTGACA GCAGGGAACGGTATCGCATCCAGCCCTAACAACATCCTGGACGTCCTGAGTCAGTACAGAGGTTTATCCTGGAG TATTGGTGGAGATGAAAACCTCACAACTGTCACCACGCTGCCCA ACatcttaaaacattttaaccaCAACCTGACGGGCTACTCTGTTGGAAAGGGCGAGCAGCAAACTCCTCAGGCATTCCTTAACCAGGCTGTAGCAGGAGCTAAGAGCAA ggACATACCAAAACAGGTGCGAGCCCTGGTGGCAAGGATGAAGAATGACTCT AGAATCAATTTTGAATTAGATTGGAAGGTGATCACCCTTTTTATTGGTGGAAATGACATATGTGACCACTGCTACAACTCT CTCCTTTACTCTGAAGAGAATTATATTCGTAATGTTCGAGACAGCCTGGATTATCTACACAAAGAG ATGCCTCGGGCTCTAGTGAACTTAGTAGAACCTCTCCATATTATCCCACTGAGAGAAATGCACAGCGACACTTCACTGAAATGCCCAACTTGGCTCGTAAA GATTATGTGTCCTTGTGTTATTTTGCCATTGCCCAACTCTAAAGCTCTGCAAAAGGTGGAGGACATCAATAGAAACTATCAG cGTTTACTCCATGAGCTTGTGGAGTCAGGCCGGTACGATACTCGCTCAGATTTCACTGTGGTTGTCCAGCCTTTTTTCAGAAGAATCGTCGTCCCCAGACTGCCA GATGGCCGTGCAGATCGCTCCTTCTTCAGTGCTGACTGCTTCCATCTCAGCCAAAAGGCCCAGACGCTGATGGCTCGCTCCCTCTGGAACAACATG CTGGAACCTCTGGGCAATAAGACTACCATACAGAATTTTACTGTAGACCTCGACCTGAAATGTCCAACTAag ACTTCACCATTCATCCGTACCTATAACAACAGCAATTACATATATGGTGGCCCCTCTCCAACACCTGGACCTATCACA AACTGGGGATCTgatttctcctgtgtggacctTACTCCATCTGACACTGTGCCAACTTCAG TTCACAAGCTGAGACCAGCAGACATCAAGGTGGTGGCAGCATTGGGAGACTCAACAACG GCAGGCACTGGTGCTAAGGCAAAGAACCTGTTTGAcctcaataaagagtataaaggAGTATCATGGAG CATTGGAGGGGATCAGACTCTGGAGACGGTCACAACACTACCAA ACATCTTGAAGAAGTTCAACCCCTTCATAAAGGGCTTCTCCAAAGGCCAAGGCTCCAGACAGAAGTTCTTCAACATGGCTGTACCTGGAGCTAAGACCTC AGATATCGCATTACAAGTCCAAGCTCTCATCAAGGCCATTAAAGAAAATAAG GAGGTGGATTTTGAAAAGGACTGGAAAATTGTGACAATATTTGTTGGAGGAAATGATCTTTGCAATTACTGCATAGACCAA AATAATCTGTCACCCAAGAACTACAGCCACAATCTGATGCTCAGTTTGGACATGTTATACAAAGAG GTACCGAGGTTGTTGGTCAATGTTGTGGCAATCTTGCAGATAGATCCATTGAAATCAGTTATGAGGAACACGCTTGGCTGTTCCCTCTTGCAGag GACCAGCTGTCCATGTGTTATCAATTCAGctgtaaactccccagagcttgAAGAGATAAAACAAATCAATCGCGAGTATCAG gcTGAGATCGAGCATCTTATTTCTGGAAATCGCTATGAGGGAAAAGAAGACTTTGCTGTTGTCCTTCAACCCTTTTTACACAATTCCTTTATCCCTTATATTGGA GAGGGTGAGGTTGACTCGAGTTTCTTCTCTGTGGACTGTTTCCATATCAGTGAGCGAGCTCATGCTGAGATGGCCATTGCCTTGTGGAATAACATG TTGGAGCCCGTAGGCAGAAAGCAGAACTACAACAACTTCACATATGACCGCTCAAAGATCCACTGTCCCTCTGAG GCCAATCCCTTCATCTTCACTAAGATCAACAGCCTACCAAGTCCACCAGTGACCACCACCAGTCCTGCACCAACCATCCCTGTGCCCACGTGTCCCTCCTCCATGCCTGTGTGGGTGCCAGTGATTGTGGGAATTGTCAGTTTACTGGCTGGCATTGTTTTTGCCTGGCTAATTCTCTCCAGCTGTCAGCGTCGGAAAAACAAAGTGGAGAAAGCAGTAGAAATGAAAGGAACTGCTTTTTAA